One genomic region from Dermacentor variabilis isolate Ectoservices chromosome 6, ASM5094787v1, whole genome shotgun sequence encodes:
- the LOC142585140 gene encoding uncharacterized protein LOC142585140 gives MEGKFPVVFLSVLCSAFAARAAAFLHGSGLGSLGLGGGYGGLGGYSTLGGFSGLGGFGGLGGYGGLGGYSGLGGYSGLGGYSGLGGLYSLGGLSGLGGLSRLGGLSGLYSGGYHGLSGLYGSSLGLSGLSGGVQRLGGLYGLGSYSGLGGLSSWNVGYPGYQSSLGSLGLSGSLGVYPGLSGLYGGYSRLGGLSGLAGGYSGLLNGGYMGGSTGLLGLSSPSVYSYGSSLGSFGGLSGGLRGLRVVGSYPGVSGVYGNSLGLSGLYGGYSGLGGLSGLSGGYSGLTGLSTSYGGYPGLLSGLSGLGGSVGLLGRGLGLSGSLTGYSGLSGLSGLYGGSSRLGGLSGLSGGYSGMLNGGYLGGTTGLLGLSSPSVYSYGGSLGSFGYPSSSGSLFGGLRGARLAGVYPGTYGGYGSSLGLSGLYGGYSGLGGMSGLLGGYSGLTGLSSLSGLGGYSGYSGLSGLSGLSGLYGGYPRSFGLSGLYGSGLGSSSGYGSFGGLGSYGSSFGYPGLYGNGWSSSGSFGYGGQGSLLGVTGPSTSLFTSSMPYLSGSLGVGSGAVQSLVA, from the exons ATGGAGGGAAAATTTCCGGTCGTCTTCTTGAGCGTCTTGTGCTCTG ccTTTGCAGCCAGAGCTGCTGCATTTCTGCATGGATCAGGGCTCGGTAGTCTCGGGTTAGGTGGAGGATACGGTGGCCTAGGCGGCTACAGTACACTCGGAGGTTTCAGCGGTCTTGGAGGCTTCGGCGGTCTTGGAGGCTACGGTGGTCTCGGAGGCTATAGTGGTCTCGGAGGCTACAGTGGTCTCGGAGGCTACAGTGGTCTAGGAGGCTTGTATTCACTTGGAGGTCTTTCGGGTCTTGGAGGCCTTTCGCGTCTAGGAGGCCTTTCAGGTCTCTATAGTGGAGGCTATCATGGTCTCTCTGGCCTCTATGGAAGCTCCCTTGGTTTGTCGGGCCTCAGCGGAGGCGTCCAAAGACTCGGGGGCCTGTATGGACTTGGTAGTTACAGTGGCTTGGGAGGACTTTCCAGCTGGAATGTTGGGTACCCGGGGTATCAGTCGAGTCTTGGTAGTCTAGGTTTATCAGGCTCGCTCGGGGTATATCCTGGCCTTAGTGGACTGTATGGAGGATACTCGCGTCTCGGAGGACTTTCTGGGCTGGCTGGAGGCTACTCCGGACTGCTCAATGGCGGGTACATGGGTGGTTCTACGGGGCTTCTCGGACTCTCTAGCCCATCTGTATACTCGTATGGCAGCTCACTCGGCTCATTTGGAGGTCTTTCCGGAGGACTTAGGGGACTACGAGTGGTAGGAAGCTATCCTGGAGTGTCTGGAGTGTACGGAAACTCTCTCGGTCTGTCAGGCCTCTACGGAGGTTACTCAGGCCTTGGCGGTCTGTCCGGCCTTTCAGGAGGCTACTCTGGTTTGACAGGGCTTTCAACTTCTTACGGCGGATACCCAGGACTCTTGAGTGGACTTAGTGGTCTCGGAGGATCAGTAGGACTGCTCGGTCGAGGATTGGGACTCTCAGGTTCCCTCACGGGTTATTCCGGCCTCAGTGGGCTGTCAGGATTGTACGGAGGTTCCTCGCGTCTTGGAGGGCTTTCTGGATTGTCTGGAGGTTACTCCGGAATGCTCAACGGTGGTTACTTGGGTGGCACCACGGGGCTTCTCGGACTCTCTAGCCCATCTGTGTACTCATACGGTGGCTCACTCGGCTCCTTCGGCTACCCAAGCTCCTCCGGAAGTCTTTTCGGAGGACTTAGAGGAGCACGCCTTGCAGGAGTCTATCCTGGAACGTATGGAGGATACGGGAGCTCTCTTGGTCTGTCAGGCCTCTACGGAGGTTACTCAGGCCTTGGAGGTATGTCCGGCCTTTTGGGAGGCTACTCCGGCTTGACAGGTCTCTCGAGCCTATCAGGACTTGGAGGATACTCTGGTTACTCCGGACTTTCTGGTCTTTCTGGTCTTTCCGGCCTGTACGGGGGCTACCCGCGCTCCTTCGGCCTCTCTGGGCTGTATGGTAGTGGGCTTGGTAGCTCATCCGGATATGGTTCATTTGGAGGCCTTGGATCTTACGGCAGTTCCTTTGGATACCCTGGCCTATACGGTAACGGATGGAGTAGTTCCGGTTCATTCGGATACGGTGGACAAG GATCTCTGCTGGGAGTTACTGGACCATCCACAAGCCTTTTCACCTCAAGCATGCCTTATCTCTCCGGCTCTCTTGGAGTCGGCTCTGGCGC GGTCCAAAGCTTAGTGGCCTAA